A stretch of Homo sapiens chromosome 12, GRCh38.p14 Primary Assembly DNA encodes these proteins:
- the OR2AP1 gene encoding olfactory receptor 2AP1, with protein MKNKTVLTEFILLGLTDVPELQVAVFTFLFLAYLLSILGNLTILILTLLDSHLQTPMYFFLRNFSFLEISFTNIFIPRVLISITTGNKSISFAGCFTQYFFAMFLGATEFYLLAAMSYDRYVAICKPLHYTTIMSSRICIQLIFCSWLGGLMAIIPTITLMSQQDFCASNRLNHYFCDYEPLLELSCSDTSLIEKVVFLVASVTLVVTLVLVILSYAFIIKTILKLPSAQQRTKAFSTCSSHMIVISLSYGSCMFMYINPSAKEGDTFNKGVALLITSVAPLLNPFIYTLRNQQVKQPFKDMVKKLLNL; from the coding sequence atgaaaaataaaaccgTGTTAACTGAGTTTATCCTTCTGGGTCTAACAGATGTCCCTGAACTCCAGGTGGCagttttcacctttcttttccttgCGTATTTACTCAGCATCCTTGGAAATCTGACTATCCTCATCCTCACCTTGCTGGACTCCCACCTTCAGACTCCCATGTATTTCTTTCTCCGGAACTTCTCCTTCTTGGAAATTTCCTTCACAAACATCTTCATTCCAAGGGTCCTGATTAGCATCACAACAGGGAACAAGAGTATCAGCTTTGCTGGCTGCTTCACTCAGTATTTCTTTGCCATGTTCCTTGGGGCTACAGAGTTTTACCTTCTGGCTGCCATGTCCTATGACCGCtatgtggccatctgcaaacctCTGCATTACACCACCATCATGAGCAGCAGAATCTGCATCCAGCTGATTTTCTGCTCTTGGCTGGGTGGGCTAATGGCTATTATACCAACAATCACCCTGATGAGTCAGCAGGACTTTTGTGCATCCAACAGACTGAATCATTACTTCTGTGACTATGAGCCTCTTCTGGAACTCTCATGTTCAGACACAAGCCTCATAGAGAAGGTTGTCTTTCTTGTGGCATCTGTGACCCTGGTGGTCACTCTGGTGCTAGTGATTCTCTCCTATGCATTCATTATCAAGACTATTCTGAAGCTCCCCTCTGCCCAACAAAGGACAAAAGCCTTTTCCACATGTTCTTCCCACATGATTGTCATCTCCCTCTCTTACGGAAGCTGCATGTTTATGTACATTAATCCCTCTGCAAAAGAAGGGGATACATTCAACAAGGGAGTAGCTCTACTCATTACTTCAGTTGCTCCTTTGTTGAACCCCTTTATTTACACCCTAAGGAACCAACAGGTAAAACAACCCTTCAAGGATATGGTCAAAAAGCTTCTGAATCTTTAA